In Chionomys nivalis chromosome 21, mChiNiv1.1, whole genome shotgun sequence, the genomic window tttgtgtacccTGTAAATGTATCTTCTGTATTCAATAAAcaggctggccgggcggtggtggcgcatgcctttaatcccagcactcgggaggcagaggcaggcggatctctgggagttcgaggccaacctggtctacaagagctagttccaggacaggcaccaaagctacagagaaaccctgtctcgaaaaaacaaacaaaaaaaaaacaaaaacaaaaaaaaaacaaaaaaccaaaactcaatAAACAGGCTGCCATCCCCAGGGAAGGCTGCCATTTTCTTCTGATTCCCATGACTGTGCCCTGCGACTAGTGGATTGTTCAAAAAGAGGAgtcggagccgggcggtggtggcgcacgcctttaatcccagcacttgggaggcagaggcaggcggatctctgtgagttcgagaccagcctggtctacaagagctagttccaggacaggctccaaaaccacagagaaaccctgtctcgaaaaaccaaaaaaaaaaaaaaaaaaaaaaaaagaggagtcgGGGCCACAGCCTGGGGTGGCAAAGTCCAGGTCAGGGGGAGAGCCCCTGAGAGCCTCTTCTTTCCACTAAGCCAGGATGGAGGACAAGGCTACACAAAAGAACTGAGCCTGGTGTCTTTATTGAATTGGGATGGGGAAAGGATCTGCAGACAGTTTAGTTGTAGGCAATGACCTGGTTGATCCAGGTGCTGAACTTGCTCACCCGGGCATATACGGCTGGGGCTTGCACATTGCAGTTCTCAGTGCCCCAGGAGACAATGCCAATTAGCACCCAGGCATTTCCTTTCTGGCAGACAAGGGGGCCTCCTGAGTCACcctgaaagggaaggaaagggggaaagttGGGATGGCAGTTGAGGAAGTATCCCATGGGACACAGTacagaggaaagggtgcctgtGCTTACCTGACATGAAGAGACGCCCGACGCTCCTGCACAGATCATGGAGTCAGTAACACCTGAGCCCCAGTACTGCCGGCACTGGTTCACAGTGACCAGGGGTAGAGCTGCTTGCTGCAGGCATGCTGGCGTCGCGTTGCCTGTGGGCCAAGAAAGGTGGTCAGGCTGGCCCAGGGTGCTTCTTCCAGGGTCCCCTCGCTCTCACCCAAGTTCTTACCCACACCACTGGTGCGGCCCCAGCCAGTGGTGACACATTTGAGGCCTTCAGGCAGTGCCTCATTGGAAGAAGCCAGGCAGACCGGTGAGATTTGTGCCGTGTACTGGGCTGGTGAGGCAAGCTTCAGGAGGGTCACATCATTGTTCAGAGTGTTGGGGTCCCAGTTAGGGTGTGTGATGGCCTACGGAGCCAGGAGAGAGCCATGGGAAGCTGGAGCATGCGCAAGTACCCAAGGTTGGCGCCGAGGGGTAGGTCGGGGCATGCTTGAGTTTCTGTGTCCAAAGCAGACCACCTAAAGCCCATTGTCCTTTGTACACGTGCAGCCAGGGACTTACCTTCGAGATGGAGCGCACTTGCACAGGCTCGGCATTGGAAGATCGGTCATATTCTCCCAAAACAACTAAGTGTCGTCCAGCACTGCAAGGATAATAATAAattcagaccctgaatttcctgtaaacaacttgttttcttctgctctgagcagcctgcagctgctctgagcatgagaccctgatggcaggggagtggtttctgattggtctgcagctgaaagattctgagagctgggatgtgaccagagcactatataagctgcccctgaacacaataaagggggcattcttggggaattcaaggatgacctctgtctctgtgtatttgtgtttcaATCTGGCTTGCGGACTGTCCCGTGGTACGCTACAGGTGTAGTACAGGCGCTGTACAGGCACTGTACAGGCGCTACAGGACCGTAGTATGTGTAGTATGTAGTGGGGATGCTacaaggaagaagagatggaCTAGGCAGGGCAGGTAGATTACACTCACACGACTCCACAGTGGGCAGCAGTGACTACCCAGTTCTGGCTGATGAGAGAACCACCACAGAAGTGGAAGCCATTCGTTTCCTAGGGTCAAAAGTCAGATACGTGAATGGGCTTCAATTACCCATAGGCATAAAGCATATAGGACCCTGACCCACCCCTAGAGTGGTGTACCTGTAGAGACACCTGCCAGGGCCAGGAGCCTGGCACTGCGTTCTGCCCATTGACAATCCTCTGGCTGTAGCTCAATGCAGGTTTGATGGCAGGAACACCACAGCCTGGCATAGTAGGGTGGTGAGTATCCACATCCCAGCCCACCTCGCCATCCCTTCTCGCTCAAGGCCCCCAAGCTGTGTATTCCAGAGGGATCCGGATCATGAGGATTTCTCACTAGCCCTTCTCCTGAGTGCCTTTTAGGCATACACAGCTGTCTCGGCTACCCCATCCTACCAGCCCTCAAATCCTGTGCACATCACATCTACCAGCCTAGTCCTGATATTCTCCAGGCCACCTTTCTCCCTATTTCTGGGGTCATCT contains:
- the Ctrl gene encoding chymotrypsin-like protease CTRL-1, yielding MVLLSLTLSLVLLGSSWGCGVPAIKPALSYSQRIVNGQNAVPGSWPWQVSLQETNGFHFCGGSLISQNWVVTAAHCGVVAGRHLVVLGEYDRSSNAEPVQVRSISKAITHPNWDPNTLNNDVTLLKLASPAQYTAQISPVCLASSNEALPEGLKCVTTGWGRTSGVGNATPACLQQAALPLVTVNQCRQYWGSGVTDSMICAGASGVSSCQGDSGGPLVCQKGNAWVLIGIVSWGTENCNVQAPAVYARVSKFSTWINQVIAYN